One part of the Streptomyces sp. AM 2-1-1 genome encodes these proteins:
- a CDS encoding CocE/NonD family hydrolase — MTDFQTIRAGERTIAVRKDVRVPMRDGVELAVDAYQDQDEKPRPALIAMSAYGKELQALALTMPPQRRPSPMWDGCIEAGDIVRVVEEGYVHVIGDVRGTGDSGGTMIGNYNFGGVPQGQDLYDLVEWVAAQPWCDGNVGMIGISYFGSMQVLAAAERPPHLKAIFVSGGHFDFYETTYHGGVMWFMPRAAREGRGGDSGIAHTNVTSRMQALHSPEELKKRVDERLKDPDVAAWPNLVHVLKYPKNREFWFDIVMNELDGEWYEERNPVNLARDIDIPVYLQIDQGRGWTVDGHIELFDVLKGPKKLDIGSYPPMQSRPWVEEHDTMFRWYEYWLKGVDNGIMDEPAVSVFVEGSREVVTAEQWPPKEVEYTALHLRPRHKLSFAPERMGVEHAAPDGFYQAPLTVTDRVEILDWSTEPFEEPTELIGAGAAHLFVEIDQPDTNLILRLWDEAPGGKRQLITSGYLKASHRELDDERTTEGNPYHPHTRAVPVEPGAIEEYVVRLYPFATTFRPGHRLVTELSNDEPLSDAHNALLPPDAFHLPVGRPVTHKIYRDAAHPSRLVLPFTVR; from the coding sequence ATGACTGATTTCCAGACGATCCGGGCGGGCGAGCGGACGATAGCCGTCCGGAAGGACGTCCGGGTCCCGATGCGGGACGGCGTCGAACTCGCCGTGGACGCCTACCAGGACCAGGACGAGAAGCCCCGTCCGGCGCTCATCGCGATGAGCGCCTACGGCAAGGAGCTCCAGGCCCTCGCCCTCACCATGCCGCCGCAGCGCCGGCCCAGCCCCATGTGGGACGGCTGCATCGAAGCCGGGGACATCGTGCGCGTCGTGGAGGAGGGGTATGTCCACGTCATCGGCGACGTGCGCGGCACCGGCGACTCCGGCGGCACCATGATCGGCAACTACAACTTCGGCGGTGTTCCGCAGGGCCAGGATCTGTACGACCTCGTCGAGTGGGTCGCCGCGCAGCCGTGGTGCGACGGCAACGTCGGCATGATCGGCATCTCGTACTTCGGCTCCATGCAGGTGCTCGCCGCTGCCGAACGCCCCCCGCACCTCAAGGCGATCTTCGTCAGTGGTGGCCACTTCGACTTCTACGAGACCACCTACCACGGCGGCGTCATGTGGTTCATGCCGCGTGCCGCCCGCGAGGGCCGGGGCGGTGACTCCGGCATCGCGCACACCAATGTCACCTCCCGCATGCAGGCGCTCCACTCGCCCGAAGAGCTGAAGAAGCGCGTCGACGAGCGGCTGAAGGATCCGGACGTGGCGGCCTGGCCGAACCTCGTCCACGTGCTGAAGTACCCGAAGAACCGAGAGTTCTGGTTCGACATCGTCATGAACGAACTCGACGGCGAGTGGTACGAGGAACGCAACCCGGTCAACCTCGCCCGGGACATCGACATCCCGGTCTACCTCCAGATCGACCAGGGACGCGGCTGGACCGTGGACGGGCACATCGAGCTCTTCGACGTCCTGAAGGGCCCGAAGAAGCTGGACATCGGCTCCTACCCGCCGATGCAGTCGCGCCCCTGGGTCGAGGAGCACGACACGATGTTCCGCTGGTACGAGTACTGGCTCAAGGGCGTCGACAACGGCATCATGGACGAACCCGCCGTCAGCGTCTTCGTGGAGGGCTCGCGCGAGGTGGTCACCGCCGAGCAGTGGCCGCCGAAGGAGGTCGAGTACACCGCGCTCCACCTGCGCCCCCGGCACAAGCTCTCCTTCGCGCCCGAGCGCATGGGCGTCGAACACGCCGCTCCGGACGGCTTCTACCAGGCACCGCTCACCGTCACCGACCGGGTGGAGATCCTGGACTGGTCCACCGAGCCGTTCGAAGAGCCCACCGAGCTGATCGGCGCAGGCGCGGCGCACCTCTTCGTGGAGATCGACCAGCCCGACACGAACCTCATTCTGCGGTTGTGGGACGAAGCCCCGGGCGGCAAGCGTCAGTTGATCACCTCGGGCTATCTCAAGGCCTCGCACCGCGAGCTCGACGATGAACGCACCACCGAGGGCAACCCCTACCACCCGCACACCCGCGCGGTCCCGGTCGAGCCCGGAGCGATCGAGGAGTACGTGGTGCGGCTCTACCCGTTCGCCACCACCTTTCGCCCTGGCCACCGCCTCGTCACGGAGCTGTCCAACGACGAACCGCTCTCCGACGCCCACAACGCACTGCTGCCGCCGGACGCCTTCCACCTGCCGGTCGGCCGCCCCGTCACCCACAAGATCTACCGCGACGCCGCCCACCCGTCACGGCTCGTGCTGCCGTTCACGGTGAGGTGA